One Anaerohalosphaeraceae bacterium DNA window includes the following coding sequences:
- a CDS encoding ATPase, T2SS/T4P/T4SS family: MKKQNPDISTASLEGPQPSTGQFGEWLLEQGLLSAETLQKALETQKAADKRLGQILVEMGALTDVQVAQALGKFLNVEFIPLDDLSVVQMDVARSIPETLAKRFCVAVVREGAQGIELAMADPLNVIAIDTVSFKLKKPIKPLIASEKQILHLIDQIYHGSDLDQQQMRDLVELEISTEDDEEEESGQTGTQIISEAEAEEAPVVRFVDLMLSHAIKSRASDIHVEPQEHGMIIRMRVDGILTEMVPPPRKMQAAVIARLKILAEMDIAERRLPQDGRFKIKRGKGQPDIDVRVSALPTIYGEKIVLRILDKSAVNHNLDTIGLEPKLLKQFKQILNLPHGIIIVTGPTGSGKSTTLYSALNALKDPRKNITTVEDPVEYRQPGINQTQVKPEINLDFALCLRAILRQDPDIILIGEIRDKETMEIAIKASLTGHLVLSTFHTNDAPSAISRLVYMGLEPYLLASSLNLILAQRLVRKICDKCSQPATISEELIRRLKLTPEQLASADLRQGTGCSHCNGTGYRGRLPIFEFLVIDNEMRQLIAGGGKEMEIRALARSRGYGDLLECGIRRMLEGKTTPEEVLRVTFSEAVAEE, encoded by the coding sequence ATGAAAAAACAGAATCCGGACATTTCGACGGCTTCTTTGGAAGGGCCTCAGCCGAGCACAGGCCAATTCGGGGAATGGCTCCTCGAACAGGGTCTGCTCTCTGCGGAAACCCTGCAAAAGGCCCTCGAAACCCAGAAAGCCGCCGACAAGCGGCTGGGCCAGATTCTGGTCGAAATGGGAGCCCTGACCGATGTGCAGGTTGCTCAGGCGCTCGGAAAATTTCTGAACGTCGAATTCATTCCGCTTGACGACTTGTCCGTCGTGCAGATGGATGTAGCCCGCAGCATCCCGGAAACCCTGGCCAAGCGGTTCTGTGTGGCCGTGGTGCGGGAAGGAGCGCAGGGGATTGAACTGGCCATGGCCGATCCTCTGAACGTGATTGCAATCGACACCGTCTCGTTCAAACTCAAGAAACCGATCAAACCACTCATCGCATCGGAAAAACAAATCCTGCATCTGATTGACCAGATTTATCACGGCAGCGACCTGGACCAGCAGCAGATGCGCGATCTGGTTGAACTGGAAATCAGCACAGAGGACGACGAGGAAGAGGAATCCGGTCAAACCGGGACACAGATTATTTCAGAGGCCGAGGCGGAAGAGGCGCCGGTTGTCCGCTTTGTGGATTTGATGCTCAGCCACGCGATCAAAAGCCGCGCCAGCGACATTCACGTGGAGCCGCAGGAACACGGAATGATTATCCGGATGCGGGTGGACGGCATTCTGACGGAAATGGTCCCGCCGCCGCGAAAGATGCAGGCCGCCGTAATCGCCCGTCTGAAAATTTTGGCAGAAATGGACATTGCCGAGCGGCGGCTGCCGCAGGACGGCCGCTTCAAAATCAAACGCGGCAAGGGCCAGCCCGACATTGATGTGCGGGTCAGTGCCCTGCCGACCATCTACGGCGAAAAAATCGTTCTGCGAATTCTCGACAAGTCCGCCGTCAATCACAACCTCGATACCATCGGGCTGGAACCCAAACTGCTCAAGCAGTTCAAGCAGATTCTGAATCTGCCGCACGGCATCATCATTGTCACAGGCCCCACCGGTAGCGGAAAGAGCACCACGCTCTATTCGGCCCTGAATGCGCTGAAAGACCCGCGGAAAAACATCACCACCGTCGAAGACCCCGTGGAGTACCGCCAGCCCGGCATCAACCAGACGCAGGTCAAACCGGAAATCAATCTGGACTTCGCCCTTTGTCTGCGGGCCATTCTGCGGCAGGACCCGGACATCATCCTCATCGGGGAAATCCGCGACAAGGAAACAATGGAAATTGCCATCAAGGCCTCCCTGACGGGGCACCTGGTCCTGAGCACCTTCCATACCAACGATGCCCCCAGTGCGATCAGCCGTTTGGTTTATATGGGGCTGGAGCCCTATCTGCTGGCTTCTTCGCTCAATCTGATTCTGGCACAGCGGCTGGTTCGGAAAATCTGCGACAAGTGCAGTCAGCCGGCAACCATCAGCGAGGAATTAATCCGTCGGCTCAAACTTACGCCGGAACAGCTGGCCTCCGCAGACCTTCGGCAGGGAACCGGATGCAGCCACTGCAACGGAACCGGCTATCGGGGCCGGCTGCCGATTTTCGAATTTCTCGTCATTGACAATGAAATGCGTCAATTGATTGCCGGCGGCGGAAAAGAAATGGAAATCCGCGCCCTGGCCCGCTCCCGCGGCTACGGCGACCTGCTCGAGTGCGGCATTCGCCGGATGCTCGAGGGGAAAACCACACCTGAAGAGGTCCTGCGTGTCACGTTCTCTGAGGCCGTGGCAGAAGAATAA
- a CDS encoding type II secretion system F family protein gives MQTFEYVAWDAAGNCREGLRQAQSRQDLLAQLRQENLTPVSISEVVPETKQEVQTASVRYRRVCSEQMSTFCWQLATMLEGGLSITTAIQTIAEDITNPYFEYVLKDIAARLETGETFTDSVRAHPKVFNRLACSIIMAGETGGSLSNSLRRLADYYQERDKLVRKVRGAMAYPIFVVCFIVIIVVVLMTLIIPRFQVMFETFKGELPAFTRGFMAVYHGIVNNILLILIFLAALIAGTVIASKTKSGQAVLHRLELNMPLLGRIKRMAFICMFCRTLASLVAAGVSILDAFIILAEMTPNQLLRNGVLLARQKMTEGTSMADSLQACGLFPGVAVKMTQIGEQSGSLVPVLEKTGDFYARKVDELVSMMLGLLEPILIVTVGAIVLTVLLAMYLPIFSMSV, from the coding sequence ATGCAGACCTTTGAATATGTAGCATGGGATGCAGCCGGAAACTGCCGGGAAGGGCTCCGACAGGCCCAGTCTCGACAGGACCTGCTCGCCCAGCTGCGTCAGGAAAATCTGACGCCGGTATCGATTTCCGAAGTCGTGCCGGAAACCAAGCAGGAAGTTCAGACTGCCAGTGTGCGGTACCGCCGAGTCTGCTCGGAACAAATGTCTACGTTCTGCTGGCAGCTGGCCACCATGCTGGAAGGAGGTCTGTCCATCACCACCGCCATCCAGACAATTGCGGAAGACATCACCAATCCTTACTTTGAATACGTCCTCAAAGACATTGCCGCCCGGCTGGAAACCGGTGAAACGTTTACCGACAGCGTCCGGGCCCACCCGAAGGTGTTCAACCGGCTGGCCTGCTCCATCATCATGGCCGGCGAAACCGGCGGTTCGCTGTCCAACTCGCTCCGCCGGCTGGCGGATTATTATCAGGAACGGGACAAACTGGTCCGAAAAGTCCGCGGCGCGATGGCCTATCCGATTTTCGTCGTTTGTTTTATTGTCATTATCGTCGTCGTCCTGATGACGCTGATTATCCCCCGCTTCCAGGTGATGTTCGAAACCTTCAAAGGGGAACTGCCCGCTTTTACCCGCGGCTTTATGGCCGTCTATCACGGAATCGTCAATAATATTCTGCTGATTCTGATATTTCTGGCGGCCCTGATTGCCGGCACCGTCATTGCCTCCAAAACCAAATCCGGCCAAGCCGTTCTGCATCGGCTTGAACTGAACATGCCGCTGCTGGGGCGAATCAAGCGGATGGCCTTTATCTGTATGTTCTGCCGGACGCTGGCCTCGCTGGTGGCGGCGGGCGTGTCGATTCTGGATGCGTTTATCATTTTGGCAGAAATGACGCCCAACCAGCTGCTCCGAAACGGCGTCCTGCTGGCCCGCCAGAAGATGACCGAAGGCACCTCGATGGCTGACAGTCTTCAGGCTTGCGGCCTGTTCCCCGGCGTGGCCGTCAAGATGACTCAAATCGGCGAACAGTCCGGCTCTCTGGTGCCCGTCCTGGAAAAAACCGGCGATTTTTATGCCCGCAAAGTGGATGAACTCGTTTCGATGATGCTCGGTCTGCTGGAACCTATTCTGATTGTCACCGTCGGAGCCATTGTGCTGACCGTCCTGCTGGCGATGTATCTGCCGATTTTCTCTATGTCTGTATGA
- a CDS encoding type II secretion system protein, which yields MTERKGFTLIELMVVILIVGILAAASIPLMRGRIESAKWAEANATAGTIKSAVRVYFVEHGSAPTGSLGVAATRQALGFQDADLTGTYFVPGDYNIDSVDANGNAQITVTGSQPNAPSGSKTLYVDGRWE from the coding sequence ATGACAGAAAGAAAAGGATTTACGCTGATTGAACTGATGGTCGTCATCCTGATTGTCGGCATTCTGGCGGCGGCCTCGATTCCGCTGATGCGCGGCCGGATTGAATCCGCCAAGTGGGCGGAAGCCAACGCCACCGCCGGCACCATCAAGTCCGCCGTCCGGGTGTATTTTGTGGAACACGGCTCAGCGCCCACCGGCAGTCTGGGCGTAGCCGCCACCCGTCAGGCCCTGGGCTTTCAGGATGCAGACCTGACCGGAACCTACTTTGTCCCGGGCGACTACAATATCGACAGTGTCGATGCCAACGGCAACGCCCAGATTACGGTCACCGGCAGTCAGCCCAATGCTCCCAGCGGGTCGAAGACCCTCTACGTGGACGGACGATGGGAATAA
- a CDS encoding prepilin-type N-terminal cleavage/methylation domain-containing protein codes for MTDVGPMGRSFRHGRLRKSAGVTLLELIVATVILAIASLGALTYQYHAVKRARSARAEIVAAQLAQLLLDDWKSTGGNEFYDPTDLDLGLEQIGSDPIYRVVFNGFPMRAQLWYSDIDTDAEAGVTLREIRVTIRWRRDYKNLEPAAADPTFTSSTYVRRDQSGG; via the coding sequence ATGACAGACGTGGGCCCAATGGGCCGATCTTTCAGACACGGGCGGCTTCGAAAATCCGCCGGTGTCACCCTGCTGGAGCTGATTGTTGCCACGGTGATTCTGGCCATTGCATCCCTGGGAGCCCTGACGTACCAGTATCACGCCGTCAAGCGGGCCCGCAGCGCCCGAGCCGAAATTGTTGCGGCGCAGCTGGCTCAGCTGCTTCTGGACGACTGGAAAAGCACCGGCGGCAATGAATTTTATGACCCGACGGATCTCGACCTCGGTCTGGAACAAATCGGCAGCGACCCGATTTATCGGGTCGTCTTCAACGGCTTTCCCATGCGGGCACAGCTCTGGTACTCCGACATTGACACAGATGCAGAAGCGGGTGTGACGCTTCGGGAAATCCGCGTCACAATTCGCTGGCGGCGGGATTACAAAAACCTCGAACCGGCCGCCGCCGACCCGACGTTCACCTCGTCCACGTATGTCCGAAGAGACCAATCCGGCGGATAA
- the pilM gene encoding pilus assembly protein PilM yields MLAAVKQKYRSLLERLEMNAVEWAGLDISSSSVKLVKGTWRNRKFAVTGACQFDVMPNQNSHNPDDASVTEAVRRCLNTADLNTPYVVCAQSGPEVVTRSFRFPLIPQEALSKAVELEAQQMSPFDADQSIVAFQTIRSSADGHQGFLVVAMRDAVERTIRRVHSAGGKVMLMDVEGLAAMNCLCHCIPQDASSCRTLIHLGHRFITVTILGDNGIPFIRDLTYAGFDIMDSIRRQTGLNEETIRQSLFGQMDSIPPQISAALKNAAARCLNNISDTLRYYVTQNPDCQVKKLYLSGGWAMSQPFTELMAGTLGVETEVFNPFRFLNLQTPPAQEALQKLAGPVFTVAAGLAMRTC; encoded by the coding sequence ATGCTGGCAGCTGTAAAACAAAAATATCGTTCTCTGCTCGAGCGGCTGGAAATGAACGCCGTCGAATGGGCCGGACTGGACATCAGTTCCTCCTCGGTCAAACTGGTCAAGGGAACCTGGCGGAACCGAAAGTTCGCCGTCACAGGGGCCTGTCAATTTGACGTAATGCCCAATCAAAACTCTCATAATCCGGATGACGCTTCCGTGACAGAGGCCGTTCGACGATGCCTGAATACAGCCGACTTAAACACTCCCTACGTGGTCTGTGCCCAGAGCGGGCCGGAGGTTGTCACCCGTTCTTTCCGCTTTCCTCTCATCCCGCAGGAAGCACTCAGTAAGGCCGTAGAACTCGAAGCCCAGCAGATGAGCCCCTTCGATGCCGACCAGAGTATCGTGGCCTTTCAAACCATCCGCTCTTCTGCCGACGGTCATCAGGGCTTCCTGGTCGTCGCCATGCGGGACGCCGTCGAACGAACCATTCGCCGGGTTCACAGCGCCGGCGGCAAAGTGATGCTGATGGATGTCGAAGGACTGGCTGCGATGAACTGCCTGTGCCACTGCATCCCGCAGGACGCCTCCTCCTGCCGAACCCTCATCCATCTGGGCCATCGGTTTATCACCGTCACCATTCTCGGGGACAACGGCATCCCGTTCATCCGGGACTTGACCTATGCCGGTTTCGACATAATGGACTCCATCCGCCGGCAAACCGGTCTGAACGAAGAAACCATTCGACAATCTCTCTTCGGACAGATGGATTCGATTCCGCCGCAGATCTCAGCGGCCCTGAAAAACGCCGCCGCTCGATGCCTGAACAACATCAGCGATACGCTCCGCTATTATGTAACGCAAAATCCCGACTGCCAGGTCAAAAAGCTCTATTTATCAGGCGGGTGGGCGATGAGTCAGCCGTTTACGGAACTTATGGCCGGCACACTGGGTGTAGAGACGGAAGTATTTAATCCTTTCCGCTTTCTGAATCTCCAGACCCCGCCGGCCCAGGAAGCTTTACAGAAACTGGCCGGTCCGGTTTTTACGGTAGCAGCCGGATTGGCTATGAGGACCTGCTGA
- a CDS encoding GspMb/PilO family protein, with protein sequence MIFKNRKYWIYVACVWGPWLLLAASFYTLVLTPQAERLKAVHQDLTVSSDRVSVARLASQPDTQQRQEELLNELQQRIDDFLVPSGKQDKVLFEISRLANTAGLSEYAGKTREDVWAAEDSGQTKLKRVWQTITFRGTFQQFASFVNALERSRPTVFVESASIERSRQQSKLHSAKLLVSFLIQPDSSAPAVMSSILREEPSL encoded by the coding sequence ATGATTTTCAAAAATCGAAAATACTGGATTTATGTGGCCTGTGTCTGGGGTCCCTGGCTCCTGCTGGCCGCAAGCTTCTATACCCTGGTGCTCACCCCTCAGGCCGAGCGTCTCAAGGCGGTCCACCAGGACCTCACCGTCAGCAGCGACCGAGTCAGCGTCGCCCGTCTGGCCTCCCAGCCGGATACGCAGCAGCGCCAGGAGGAACTGCTGAATGAACTGCAGCAGCGAATCGATGATTTCCTGGTGCCCTCAGGAAAACAGGACAAAGTCCTCTTTGAAATCAGCCGGCTGGCCAATACCGCCGGTCTGAGTGAATACGCCGGCAAAACGCGCGAGGATGTCTGGGCGGCGGAAGATTCCGGCCAGACCAAACTCAAACGCGTCTGGCAGACCATCACCTTCCGCGGCACTTTCCAGCAGTTTGCATCCTTCGTCAATGCCCTCGAACGAAGCCGCCCGACGGTCTTTGTGGAAAGCGCCTCCATCGAACGAAGCCGCCAGCAGTCCAAACTGCATTCCGCAAAACTCCTCGTATCGTTTCTGATACAGCCGGATTCCTCGGCCCCTGCGGTCATGTCTTCTATTCTCAGGGAGGAACCTTCTTTATGA
- a CDS encoding ParA family protein, producing MKTVAITNQKGGCGKTTTAVNLAAALASRGYRTLLVDLDPQGHATLAFGLQPDTLEQTIYEALVNPQVLFERILQPTCLPTLQLAPSNVLLSGAESQLLRMTDREYVLRRLLQETAARFDYCVIDCSPSLNLLTLNAMAAADELIIPVQTQYYALEGLRQVMETVDVVRKRFAPNLRIRGILLTLVERRTLLSRQVEEQMRDYFGPLVFRTVIHRNVRLAEAPSAGQSVITYAPQSLGALEYQSLTDELTYETQNRTAQESCLYI from the coding sequence ATGAAGACTGTTGCTATCACCAATCAAAAAGGAGGATGCGGGAAAACCACAACCGCCGTCAATCTGGCGGCGGCACTGGCCTCACGCGGCTATCGAACGCTTCTGGTAGACCTCGACCCGCAGGGACACGCCACGCTGGCCTTCGGACTTCAGCCCGATACGCTCGAACAGACCATCTATGAGGCCCTGGTCAACCCGCAGGTTCTTTTCGAGCGGATTCTGCAGCCGACGTGCCTGCCGACGCTTCAGCTGGCCCCCAGCAACGTCCTGCTGTCCGGAGCCGAATCCCAGCTGCTCCGAATGACCGACCGGGAATATGTGCTCCGCCGTCTGCTTCAGGAGACAGCCGCCCGGTTTGACTACTGCGTGATCGACTGCTCACCCTCGCTCAATCTTTTGACGCTCAATGCCATGGCGGCCGCTGACGAACTGATTATTCCCGTCCAGACGCAGTATTATGCCCTCGAGGGGCTGCGTCAGGTGATGGAAACTGTGGACGTCGTTCGCAAGCGGTTTGCTCCGAATCTGCGCATTCGGGGAATCCTGCTGACGCTGGTTGAACGGAGAACGCTTCTGAGCCGGCAGGTCGAAGAACAAATGCGCGACTATTTTGGTCCGCTGGTCTTCCGGACTGTGATCCATCGGAATGTGCGTCTGGCCGAAGCCCCCAGTGCGGGTCAATCCGTCATCACCTACGCACCGCAAAGCCTCGGCGCTCTTGAATATCAATCCCTAACGGATGAGTTGACCTATGAAACCCAAAACCGGACTGCACAAGAAAGTTGCCTTTATATTTGA
- a CDS encoding secretin N-terminal domain-containing protein gives MEKTGNKTLWKIILPAGLLLLPALAAWGQDAVQTEDPAGMRAERLSPVQQRMQQTVSVDFRDTPIDDVLRILARQANVDIIKSPKVEGTVTATLNDVPLGEALTNILEAHGYSYVATENMIRVMPTSDIVDVREKVISRVYRITYADVKDVEAALRKFVTEQGSISANPGTSNIIVTDVESKIKAIDSFIEEIDRITPQILVEAKIYDISSRANLDLGVEWQMGTNTLYDLEGTSYSNGTAVSGTIGNAVQGTVTNPAITSVFSGDVGKTASTDGIFRFGILNDHVRLDAALKAKQEDIRAKLLANPRILVLDNVQAEIKIVEEFPYQELTESSGGGSIGTTAFREVGIELRVVPHLTRDGLIRLLLNPKFSVRTGEVVITGISNPIPQPIIASRETMTTALIRDGQTVVIGGLKKQDVSQQINKIPLLGNLPLVGFLFRSEGESTMNSELVIFITPTIVKNPILSEEEQRHLANTVFSSPQAPQPRIKSETR, from the coding sequence ATGGAAAAGACAGGAAACAAGACCCTTTGGAAAATCATCTTGCCGGCCGGCCTTCTGCTTCTGCCGGCACTCGCTGCATGGGGACAGGACGCTGTGCAGACGGAGGACCCCGCCGGAATGCGGGCCGAACGCCTCAGTCCTGTTCAGCAGCGCATGCAGCAGACTGTCAGTGTGGACTTTCGGGACACTCCGATTGACGATGTGCTGCGCATTTTGGCCCGACAGGCCAACGTGGACATCATCAAAAGCCCCAAAGTAGAGGGAACCGTAACTGCTACCCTGAATGACGTCCCTCTCGGCGAGGCCCTGACCAACATCCTCGAAGCCCACGGATACAGCTATGTCGCCACGGAAAACATGATTCGGGTCATGCCCACCAGCGACATTGTTGATGTGCGGGAGAAAGTCATCAGCCGCGTCTATCGGATTACCTATGCTGACGTCAAAGACGTGGAGGCGGCCCTTCGCAAGTTCGTCACTGAACAGGGCTCCATCTCCGCCAACCCCGGAACCAGCAACATCATCGTCACGGATGTGGAAAGCAAAATCAAAGCCATCGATTCCTTCATTGAAGAAATCGACCGCATTACCCCGCAAATCCTTGTCGAGGCCAAAATCTACGACATTTCCTCCCGGGCCAATCTGGACCTGGGCGTGGAATGGCAGATGGGCACCAACACCCTTTATGATCTGGAGGGTACCTCATACTCCAACGGTACAGCAGTCTCCGGCACCATCGGCAACGCCGTGCAGGGTACTGTAACCAACCCGGCCATTACCAGTGTTTTCTCCGGCGATGTCGGAAAAACCGCCAGCACCGACGGCATCTTCCGCTTCGGCATCCTCAACGACCACGTTCGGCTCGATGCCGCCCTGAAAGCCAAACAGGAAGACATTCGGGCCAAACTGCTGGCCAACCCGCGCATCCTCGTGCTGGACAATGTGCAGGCCGAAATCAAAATCGTCGAAGAGTTTCCCTATCAGGAGCTGACGGAAAGCAGCGGCGGCGGCAGCATCGGCACCACGGCCTTCCGCGAAGTCGGCATTGAGCTGCGTGTCGTACCCCACCTGACCCGCGACGGCCTCATCCGGCTGCTGCTGAATCCGAAATTCAGCGTCCGCACCGGCGAAGTTGTCATCACCGGCATCAGCAATCCCATCCCGCAGCCCATCATTGCCAGCCGGGAAACCATGACCACCGCCCTGATTCGGGACGGACAGACCGTCGTCATCGGCGGCTTGAAAAAACAGGATGTTTCTCAGCAAATCAACAAAATCCCCCTGCTGGGCAATCTGCCTCTGGTGGGCTTTCTTTTCCGTTCTGAGGGCGAAAGCACCATGAACAGTGAACTGGTGATTTTTATTACCCCCACAATCGTGAAAAATCCAATCCTCAGCGAGGAAGAACAGCGGCATCTGGCCAATACCGTCTTTTCATCGCCGCAGGCCCCTCAGCCGCGCATCAAAAGCGAAACCCGCTGA
- a CDS encoding demethoxyubiquinone hydroxylase family protein produces the protein MAESSDKTNRSSKTPADSRVQTRFLLMPNQANPFGTAFGGAIAAEIDMAASMAAQRHAGGPVVTAAMDTIQFERPIQIGDQVMLDAVVSYAGRTSMEVAVEVYCENPQQGRRALATTAYLTFVAVDPQTGKPRPVPALVPQTPEERKRYDEALVRVQARQHLRRRKQDESRPAEGQSAGAEVEVLRPLLRREDVVFRGHGLSPEGRKKIARALRTLHSLELMAVTIYRLQISPEPTELNRELIAAMCNELTHWQDFQTHLYEYGFRPSLLRLFWQAVGVVFGLGSRLAGAKWIFKTGIWVESKAVEHYSRLLEAAPWEEASRRMLLKNQEDERGHIRTWQRLLKEIEAQKKSRRKADSDGS, from the coding sequence ATGGCAGAATCCTCTGACAAGACAAACCGTTCTTCGAAAACACCTGCGGACAGCCGGGTTCAAACGCGGTTTCTGCTGATGCCCAACCAGGCCAATCCGTTTGGGACGGCCTTTGGCGGGGCGATAGCGGCCGAGATTGATATGGCGGCCTCGATGGCGGCCCAGCGTCATGCGGGCGGGCCGGTGGTGACGGCGGCGATGGATACGATTCAGTTTGAACGTCCGATTCAAATCGGCGACCAGGTAATGCTGGATGCGGTGGTCAGTTATGCGGGCCGCACCTCAATGGAGGTGGCGGTTGAGGTGTATTGTGAAAATCCGCAGCAGGGCCGCCGGGCCCTGGCGACAACGGCCTATCTGACCTTTGTGGCGGTGGACCCGCAGACCGGAAAACCCCGTCCGGTTCCGGCCCTTGTTCCGCAGACGCCGGAGGAAAGGAAACGGTATGATGAGGCCTTGGTTCGTGTACAGGCCCGTCAGCATCTTCGCCGCAGGAAGCAGGATGAATCCCGGCCTGCGGAAGGTCAATCGGCAGGGGCGGAAGTGGAGGTGCTGCGGCCTCTTTTGCGGCGGGAGGATGTGGTGTTTCGCGGGCACGGACTGAGTCCGGAGGGTCGAAAGAAGATTGCCCGGGCCTTGCGGACGCTGCATTCCCTGGAATTGATGGCGGTCACGATTTACCGACTACAAATCAGCCCGGAGCCGACGGAGCTCAATCGGGAACTGATTGCAGCGATGTGCAATGAACTGACGCATTGGCAGGATTTTCAGACGCACCTGTATGAATACGGGTTTCGTCCGAGCCTTTTGCGGCTGTTCTGGCAGGCGGTCGGTGTTGTATTCGGGCTGGGGTCTCGGCTGGCGGGGGCGAAGTGGATTTTCAAGACGGGCATTTGGGTCGAATCCAAGGCGGTGGAGCATTACAGCCGGCTGCTCGAAGCGGCGCCCTGGGAGGAGGCATCCCGGCGGATGCTGTTGAAGAATCAGGAAGATGAACGGGGGCATATCCGGACGTGGCAGCGGCTGCTGAAGGAAATCGAGGCGCAGAAAAAAAGCCGCCGGAAAGCCGATTCCGACGGCTCTTAA
- a CDS encoding CBS domain-containing protein, whose protein sequence is MQTTPSLEITACFMQPDAKRAIDVMKYGVITVTPQTRLYQALACIVDLNISGLPVVDKHMHLQGIITEKDLLAMLYEKQTTSGLVESYMHREVVSFPAETLLEEICNCLIQNPFRRVPITHGGKVVSVISRTDLVRVNVHKFLPEQNENQASSKTPFSAQQLMTKGIITVRPENSLGEALSLMADYSISGLPVVEEGMYLVGIITEKDLMPYFYSQTIPPVRVGEIMTTDVTVFSPESSVFEITECLIHNNFRRVPIVKDGVLVGLVSRPDVIRYILRNLTRISHYRAVQKVNQLIPQEPPTSS, encoded by the coding sequence ATGCAGACAACACCGTCCTTAGAAATAACCGCCTGTTTTATGCAGCCGGATGCCAAACGGGCAATCGACGTGATGAAATACGGAGTGATTACCGTCACCCCGCAAACTCGTCTCTATCAGGCCCTGGCCTGCATCGTCGATTTGAATATCAGCGGTCTGCCCGTCGTGGACAAACACATGCATCTGCAGGGCATCATCACGGAAAAAGACCTTCTGGCCATGCTCTATGAAAAACAAACCACCAGCGGCCTGGTCGAAAGCTACATGCACAGAGAGGTTGTATCTTTTCCGGCGGAGACGCTTCTGGAGGAAATCTGCAATTGCCTGATTCAGAATCCCTTCCGACGTGTGCCGATTACACACGGCGGAAAAGTCGTCAGCGTCATCAGCCGCACAGACCTGGTCCGCGTGAATGTGCATAAATTCCTTCCTGAACAGAACGAGAACCAGGCCTCCTCAAAAACTCCTTTTTCCGCTCAGCAATTGATGACCAAAGGCATCATTACTGTCCGTCCTGAAAACTCACTCGGAGAAGCCCTTTCTTTGATGGCGGACTATTCCATCAGCGGCCTGCCGGTCGTCGAAGAAGGGATGTACCTGGTCGGAATTATCACGGAAAAAGACCTGATGCCCTATTTCTACAGCCAGACTATCCCGCCGGTCCGAGTCGGAGAAATTATGACAACCGATGTGACCGTCTTCTCCCCGGAATCCAGCGTCTTTGAAATCACCGAATGCCTCATCCACAACAATTTCCGGCGTGTGCCGATTGTCAAAGACGGTGTGCTGGTCGGTCTGGTCAGCCGGCCGGATGTCATCCGCTACATCCTGCGGAACCTCACCCGCATCAGCCACTACCGGGCCGTCCAGAAAGTCAACCAATTGATTCCGCAAGAGCCGCCTACCTCTTCTTGA
- a CDS encoding glycerophosphodiester phosphodiesterase: MFRTGLVRRVSVFLAGVLMTAGCARQAEIIAHRGASYEAPENTLAAVRLAWEQGADAVEVDVHLTADHQLAVIHDADTKRTAGTDWRVSEKTLAELRTLDAGRWKGEQFAGQKIPTLEEVLKLVPDGKRQLIEIKCKGEILPYLEKAVEKSGKRKQIVIICFDPDVLVQSRQRMPDIPVYWLVGTEKDKETGKPIPHSPSLINFIREKGIDGLSVNYEGVDETFARAMRKAGYDWYVWTVDDCRTAERMIRLGARGITTNRPAQLKNECFKKR, from the coding sequence ATGTTCAGGACAGGTTTGGTGCGAAGGGTATCCGTGTTTTTGGCGGGGGTTCTGATGACGGCAGGATGTGCTCGGCAGGCGGAGATTATCGCTCATCGGGGGGCTTCGTATGAGGCACCGGAAAATACGCTGGCGGCGGTTCGGCTGGCCTGGGAACAGGGAGCGGATGCCGTGGAGGTGGATGTGCATCTGACGGCGGACCATCAGCTGGCGGTGATTCACGATGCGGATACCAAACGGACGGCCGGCACGGACTGGCGGGTGAGCGAAAAGACGCTGGCGGAGCTGCGGACTCTGGATGCCGGGCGATGGAAGGGAGAACAATTTGCCGGTCAGAAGATTCCGACGCTGGAGGAGGTGTTGAAACTGGTGCCGGATGGGAAAAGGCAGCTGATTGAAATTAAATGCAAGGGGGAGATTTTACCGTATCTGGAAAAGGCCGTTGAGAAAAGCGGCAAGCGAAAGCAGATTGTCATCATTTGTTTCGATCCGGATGTGCTGGTTCAGAGCAGACAGCGGATGCCGGATATTCCGGTTTATTGGCTGGTGGGCACGGAAAAAGACAAGGAAACCGGAAAGCCCATTCCGCATTCGCCGAGCTTGATTAACTTTATCCGGGAAAAAGGCATTGACGGACTGAGTGTCAACTATGAAGGGGTGGATGAGACCTTCGCCCGGGCGATGCGGAAGGCCGGATATGATTGGTATGTCTGGACAGTGGATGACTGCCGAACGGCGGAGCGGATGATTCGGTTGGGAGCGAGGGGGATTACAACCAATCGCCCCGCCCAGCTGAAAAACGAGTGTTTCAAGAAGAGGTAG